One Gloeothece verrucosa PCC 7822 DNA window includes the following coding sequences:
- a CDS encoding damage-control phosphatase ARMT1 family protein, which translates to MLPLLTIPEPLYVSEKGSFAYYTFTHRLPTIIERVIAENRFYDSVVERLEGLSEEILTGLIREIKNDQGADVSAWYEYVKPYLGKRFIDTPFYFAEAYFYRRILEATEYFLSPESDKIDPFYPQKYGSLGSAMNEVSRMAQQVNEFKVSAKRENQWQFIINLLVFNLWGNRADLSLRPTEAGQFEHQETNQAFHRILLNDSREIADKLNNAKFERLDFIVDNAGLELISDLFLMDFLLDYKITQKVYIHLKAYPTFVSDATVKDVQLTLDFLADYPNQDVKKLAHRLQAYKENQRLQLFDDFFWTSPRFFWDMPEPLRENLAQSDLVFIKGDANYRRLVGDCHWNKTSSFNDIVCYFPTALVSLRTLKSEVIVGLSHEQIQAASEEDPHWLTNGNWGIIQLFEAEKMRKLPD; encoded by the coding sequence ATGCTACCATTACTGACTATTCCTGAGCCGCTTTATGTATCTGAAAAAGGCTCTTTTGCTTATTATACTTTTACTCACCGATTACCAACTATTATTGAAAGGGTTATTGCAGAAAATCGTTTTTACGATTCGGTTGTAGAAAGGTTGGAGGGGTTATCTGAGGAGATTTTAACGGGGTTAATTCGTGAGATTAAGAATGATCAGGGCGCGGATGTTTCGGCTTGGTATGAGTATGTTAAACCTTATTTAGGAAAGAGGTTTATTGATACTCCTTTTTATTTTGCTGAAGCCTATTTTTATCGCCGCATTTTGGAAGCAACTGAGTATTTTTTGAGTCCTGAATCTGACAAAATTGATCCTTTTTATCCGCAAAAATATGGCAGTTTAGGGTCGGCCATGAATGAGGTTTCTCGCATGGCTCAACAAGTTAATGAGTTCAAAGTTTCTGCTAAAAGGGAGAATCAATGGCAATTTATTATTAATTTACTCGTTTTTAATTTATGGGGAAATCGTGCTGATTTAAGTCTGCGACCTACTGAAGCCGGACAATTTGAACATCAGGAAACTAATCAAGCGTTTCATCGTATTTTATTAAATGATTCTCGGGAAATAGCTGATAAGTTAAATAACGCTAAATTTGAGCGGCTTGATTTTATTGTTGATAATGCGGGTTTGGAATTAATTTCTGATTTGTTTTTAATGGATTTCCTGCTCGATTATAAAATCACCCAAAAAGTTTATATTCATCTTAAAGCTTATCCGACTTTTGTATCAGATGCAACGGTAAAAGATGTACAATTAACCTTGGATTTTCTAGCGGACTATCCTAATCAGGATGTTAAAAAATTGGCTCATCGTCTGCAAGCCTATAAAGAGAATCAAAGGTTACAGCTTTTTGACGATTTTTTCTGGACATCTCCCCGGTTTTTTTGGGATATGCCTGAGCCATTGCGAGAAAATTTAGCTCAATCCGATTTAGTGTTTATTAAAGGTGACGCGAATTATCGCCGCTTAGTGGGAGATTGCCATTGGAATAAAACCAGTTCATTTAATGATATTGTCTGTTATTTTCCTACTGCTTTAGTGAGTTTACGAACGCTTAAATCAGAGGTAATTGTTGGCCTATCTCATGAACAAATACAAGCCGCTAGTGAAGAAGATCCCCATTGGTTGACTAATGGCAATTGGGGAATAATTCAGTTATTTGAAGCAGAAAAAATGAGAAAATTGCCCGATTAA
- the hemB gene encoding porphobilinogen synthase codes for MFPITRPRRLRQTSQLRRMVRETVLTTNDLIYPLFAVPGEGVATEVKSMPGVFQLSVDKIVEDAKEVYDLGIPSIILFGIPDTKDTDATGAWHDCGIVQKAATAVKEAVPDLIVIADTCLCEYTSHGHCGYLEVGDLTGRVLNDPTLELLKKTAVSQAKAGADIIAPSGMMDGFVSAIRQGLDEAGFEDTPILSYAAKYASAYYGPFRDAAESSPQFGDRRTYQMDPGNAREALKEVQLDVEEGADMLMVKPALSYMDIIWRVKEITDLPVAAYNVSGEYAMIKAAALNGWIDEKRVTLETLTSFKRAGADLILTYHAKDAARWLQEQD; via the coding sequence ATGTTTCCCATTACTCGCCCTCGCCGCTTGCGTCAAACCTCTCAACTGCGCCGTATGGTGCGGGAAACGGTTTTAACGACGAATGATTTAATTTATCCTTTGTTTGCCGTACCCGGAGAGGGAGTCGCTACAGAAGTAAAATCAATGCCCGGAGTGTTTCAACTCTCGGTGGATAAAATTGTAGAAGACGCGAAAGAAGTTTATGACTTAGGGATACCTTCTATTATTCTTTTTGGTATTCCTGACACGAAAGATACTGATGCAACCGGTGCCTGGCACGACTGCGGCATTGTACAAAAGGCAGCCACCGCCGTAAAAGAGGCTGTCCCGGATTTAATTGTGATTGCTGATACCTGTCTGTGTGAATATACCAGTCATGGTCACTGTGGTTATTTAGAAGTAGGAGACTTAACCGGGCGGGTACTCAATGACCCTACCCTAGAGTTACTCAAAAAAACCGCCGTCTCTCAAGCTAAAGCCGGGGCTGATATTATTGCGCCTTCGGGAATGATGGATGGTTTTGTGAGTGCTATTCGTCAAGGTTTAGATGAGGCGGGTTTTGAAGATACTCCGATTCTTTCCTATGCGGCTAAATATGCCTCTGCCTATTATGGACCCTTCCGAGATGCGGCTGAGTCTTCCCCTCAATTTGGTGACCGCCGCACCTACCAAATGGACCCCGGCAATGCCAGAGAGGCCCTCAAAGAGGTACAGTTAGACGTGGAAGAAGGGGCGGATATGTTGATGGTTAAACCGGCCTTGTCTTATATGGATATTATCTGGCGGGTGAAAGAAATTACTGATTTACCCGTTGCCGCTTACAACGTCTCTGGAGAATATGCCATGATTAAAGCGGCTGCCCTGAATGGCTGGATTGATGAAAAACGGGTTACTTTAGAAACCTTAACCAGTTTCAAACGAGCCGGGGCTGATTTAATCTTGACTTATCATGCCAAAGATGCGGCTCGCTGGCTACAAGAGCAAGATTAA
- the clpS gene encoding ATP-dependent Clp protease adapter ClpS — protein MATAPTVAPDKTTQVVKKTYPNYKVIVLNDDFNTFEHVAKCLMKYIPGMTSDRAWELTNQVHFEGQAIVWVGPQEQAELYHQQLRREGLTLAPLEAA, from the coding sequence ATGGCCACTGCGCCAACGGTAGCACCCGATAAAACAACGCAGGTTGTTAAGAAGACCTATCCTAACTATAAGGTGATTGTTCTCAATGATGATTTCAACACCTTTGAACATGTGGCCAAATGTTTGATGAAGTATATTCCAGGGATGACCAGTGATCGCGCCTGGGAGTTAACTAACCAAGTTCATTTTGAAGGACAGGCGATCGTTTGGGTAGGTCCTCAAGAACAAGCAGAATTATACCATCAGCAACTCCGCCGCGAGGGACTGACGCTGGCACCCTTGGAGGCGGCATAA
- a CDS encoding COP23 domain-containing protein, whose protein sequence is MNNNTLTLMAISGAMLTSVLFAPMGIAQTDKVEFICKASYDQQTNQPLPTTFVWYEGQKRALIRWEKQLGGKTPLERCTAITQRFQEAYNNGSLSFLTNGIMNNQPVICTAKEYGGNCITLLMTLRPQDNSLDILNSLADALSGRGVGPVRHSSGTPQRYYEINLQEALNKAPVSQD, encoded by the coding sequence ATGAATAACAACACTTTAACTCTAATGGCTATTAGTGGAGCAATGCTTACCTCTGTCCTATTCGCTCCTATGGGAATCGCACAAACTGATAAAGTAGAGTTTATCTGTAAAGCAAGCTACGATCAGCAAACGAATCAACCTTTACCGACAACTTTTGTCTGGTATGAGGGGCAAAAACGAGCCTTAATTCGTTGGGAAAAGCAACTAGGAGGAAAAACACCCCTAGAACGCTGCACGGCTATTACACAACGCTTTCAAGAAGCTTATAATAACGGTTCCTTAAGCTTTTTGACCAATGGCATCATGAACAATCAACCGGTCATTTGCACGGCTAAAGAATATGGCGGAAATTGCATTACTCTATTGATGACTCTACGTCCTCAAGACAATTCATTAGACATCCTCAACAGTTTAGCCGATGCGTTAAGTGGTCGTGGGGTAGGTCCTGTCCGTCATAGCAGTGGGACTCCTCAACGCTACTATGAAATTAACCTCCAAGAAGCCCTTAACAAAGCCCCAGTTTCTCAAGATTAA
- a CDS encoding NAD(P)/FAD-dependent oxidoreductase, translating into MTKCYKICLIGGGFGGLYTALYLSRFRVFKAGLCQIILVEPKDHFLFTPLLYELITGELQRWEIAPSYQKLLAFTQIQWCQQAVKSVDFKTRVVQLENEQQLSYDYLVLAAGSQNRFLDVPGLSTHALTFRTLEDVERLQGEIHLLEASQKPLIRATVIGGGPNGVELACKLADRLGKRGQVSLIERGENILKGFSQGVRKAAWRSLVLKRVKVELNTTVEAIAADSLTLLKNDQKVQLQRDLVIWAAGTQVSEWVRHLDCQKNAQGKLLIYPTLQLIDYPEVFALGDLADSREGKKSHPATAQAAFQQASCLAKNIAAMIENKPLKAFHYHHLGDMLTLGRKSAIISSFLLNVNGRLADILRRLVYILRLPTMRHRRQVLQSWFFKLTVKCKQFFRWHFTRILEQISLRN; encoded by the coding sequence ATGACTAAATGCTATAAAATTTGTCTGATTGGGGGAGGATTTGGCGGCTTATATACGGCTCTCTATTTGAGTCGATTTCGAGTTTTTAAAGCGGGTCTATGCCAAATTATTTTAGTGGAACCGAAAGATCACTTTCTTTTTACTCCGTTACTTTATGAATTGATTACTGGCGAATTACAAAGGTGGGAAATTGCTCCCTCTTATCAAAAATTATTGGCTTTTACGCAGATTCAATGGTGTCAACAAGCTGTAAAAAGCGTGGATTTTAAAACTCGAGTGGTGCAACTGGAAAATGAGCAACAGTTATCTTATGATTATTTAGTGTTGGCGGCAGGGAGTCAAAACCGCTTTTTAGATGTTCCGGGGTTATCCACTCACGCCTTAACCTTTAGAACCTTGGAAGATGTAGAACGTCTTCAAGGAGAAATTCATCTACTAGAGGCATCACAAAAACCTTTAATTCGCGCTACGGTGATTGGTGGGGGCCCTAATGGCGTAGAATTAGCCTGTAAATTGGCTGATCGATTAGGAAAACGAGGGCAAGTTAGTTTAATTGAAAGAGGAGAAAACATTCTTAAAGGGTTTTCTCAAGGGGTAAGAAAGGCGGCTTGGCGTTCTCTTGTCCTCAAACGGGTTAAAGTTGAATTAAATACCACTGTTGAAGCTATAGCGGCAGATTCGCTTACGTTACTTAAAAATGACCAAAAAGTTCAACTGCAACGGGATTTAGTGATTTGGGCAGCCGGAACTCAGGTAAGTGAATGGGTTCGTCATTTAGACTGTCAAAAAAATGCTCAGGGAAAATTGTTAATTTATCCGACTTTACAACTAATTGATTACCCAGAAGTTTTTGCTTTAGGAGACCTTGCCGATAGTCGTGAGGGAAAAAAATCTCACCCGGCTACAGCACAGGCGGCTTTTCAACAAGCTAGTTGTCTGGCTAAAAATATAGCGGCAATGATAGAAAATAAACCTTTAAAAGCCTTTCATTATCATCATTTAGGAGATATGTTGACTCTAGGAAGAAAGTCAGCTATCATCTCTAGTTTTTTGCTAAACGTGAACGGTAGACTAGCCGATATTCTCAGAAGATTAGTTTATATTCTTCGTTTACCGACTATGCGTCATCGCCGGCAGGTTTTACAGTCTTGGTTTTTTAAATTAACCGTCAAATGCAAACAGTTTTTCAGATGGCATTTTACTCGCATCTTAGAGCAAATTTCTCTGAGAAACTAA
- a CDS encoding hydrogenase maturation protease: MSQYLIIGYGNTLRGDDGVGVRVAETIATQQWPAVQVLAVHQLTPELAENIASAKGVIFVDAVPSDAATVEVQPLQPIEIEETLGHTGDPRAILSLVKVLYGCCPAAWWVLIPGRNFEFGEELSPVTEKCLQEAISIIKKFTIN, from the coding sequence ATGTCTCAATACTTAATCATCGGTTATGGAAATACCTTGCGGGGTGATGATGGGGTGGGGGTACGGGTTGCCGAAACCATTGCGACACAACAATGGCCGGCGGTGCAAGTGCTGGCAGTTCATCAATTAACCCCTGAGTTAGCCGAAAATATAGCGAGTGCTAAAGGTGTAATTTTCGTGGATGCTGTGCCCAGTGATGCCGCCACCGTAGAAGTTCAACCCCTCCAACCTATTGAGATAGAAGAAACCCTAGGCCATACTGGAGACCCTAGAGCGATTTTATCCTTGGTGAAGGTGCTTTATGGCTGTTGTCCTGCGGCTTGGTGGGTTCTCATACCGGGTAGGAATTTTGAATTTGGAGAAGAATTATCCCCTGTTACCGAAAAATGTCTTCAAGAAGCCATCAGTATTATCAAAAAATTCACCATAAATTAA
- a CDS encoding pentapeptide repeat-containing protein: protein MYRLAAQNLYPECIFLNLEAIPKGQHQFDLYASLDFNEQWKSLLNGQIKFGLKGGKLSLKLDDTAMAISDANFGEAFTVTSQFTPNHSSWTLTLKTSQWVFKGSLSQVKLGTITVSELPSHLTALFEVYPSDISITDAEGLWKHDISPNKHGVLERKLALFLWERRFTPYMSWVQLASDEKQIEKEIAQRNENAITPESLAELQEIIRLVYEAKTNDLRELAQIAGLHPLQDFAGGNLLAGELSGVQLGGANLYHINLRGAVLTDADFGEADLNHAKLTGVDLSGAYLGNANLSYSNLHKSSLALANLIGADLRGANLKEANLSQANLSGAKVEAALFAENLGMTEEMKESLLARGAIIS, encoded by the coding sequence ATGTACCGATTAGCCGCGCAAAATTTATATCCTGAGTGTATCTTTCTAAACTTAGAAGCCATACCTAAAGGACAACACCAGTTTGACCTCTATGCGAGTCTCGACTTTAATGAGCAGTGGAAGTCTTTATTAAACGGTCAAATCAAGTTTGGATTAAAGGGCGGTAAACTGAGCTTAAAACTAGATGACACCGCGATGGCAATTAGTGACGCTAATTTTGGTGAGGCTTTTACGGTTACTTCCCAATTTACCCCCAATCATTCTAGTTGGACCCTGACACTCAAAACCAGTCAATGGGTTTTTAAAGGCTCCCTCTCACAAGTTAAATTGGGAACTATCACCGTGAGTGAATTGCCCTCTCATCTGACAGCCCTTTTTGAGGTTTACCCTTCGGATATTTCCATTACTGATGCAGAGGGACTATGGAAACATGATATTAGCCCCAATAAACACGGGGTATTAGAAAGAAAACTCGCCTTATTTTTGTGGGAGAGAAGATTTACTCCCTATATGAGTTGGGTTCAATTGGCCTCTGATGAAAAGCAAATAGAAAAAGAAATTGCTCAGAGGAATGAAAACGCCATTACCCCAGAAAGTCTTGCTGAACTACAAGAGATTATCCGCCTAGTTTATGAGGCAAAAACCAACGATTTACGCGAATTAGCCCAAATAGCCGGATTACATCCTTTACAAGATTTTGCTGGCGGCAATTTACTGGCCGGAGAGTTAAGCGGCGTTCAATTGGGTGGGGCTAACCTATACCATATCAACTTACGGGGTGCCGTTTTAACGGATGCTGACTTTGGAGAGGCAGACCTTAATCATGCTAAACTCACGGGTGTTGATTTAAGCGGCGCTTATTTAGGTAATGCTAATTTAAGTTATAGCAACCTTCATAAATCTAGTTTAGCCCTAGCTAACTTGATCGGGGCTGACCTACGAGGAGCTAATTTAAAAGAAGCTAACCTCTCTCAAGCTAATTTAAGCGGGGCCAAGGTAGAAGCGGCTTTGTTTGCTGAAAATTTAGGCATGACTGAAGAAATGAAAGAAAGTTTACTAGCTAGAGGGGCTATTATCTCCTAA
- a CDS encoding CsbD family protein, giving the protein MSIEDRVDATVKNIDGKLQEALGEITGDPKAKTEGKAKQMEAEIQHSVENLKDEIKQAIN; this is encoded by the coding sequence ATGAGTATTGAAGACAGAGTAGATGCAACTGTTAAAAATATTGATGGGAAACTGCAAGAAGCATTAGGAGAAATCACAGGCGACCCAAAAGCGAAAACTGAAGGAAAGGCTAAACAAATGGAAGCTGAAATCCAGCATTCAGTAGAAAATTTAAAAGATGAAATCAAGCAAGCAATTAATTAG
- a CDS encoding DUF2811 domain-containing protein, producing the protein MNTSVSILAEIPEEIHESLKHYLETHPNWDQDRVFAAALSLFLLQNESQKTPQSSYFYRACARVYLETLFQQTDEG; encoded by the coding sequence ATGAACACATCAGTCAGCATTTTGGCAGAAATCCCTGAAGAAATACACGAATCACTCAAACACTACTTAGAAACTCACCCCAATTGGGATCAAGACCGAGTTTTTGCTGCGGCCTTATCCTTATTTTTGCTGCAAAATGAAAGTCAGAAGACTCCTCAATCGTCCTATTTTTATCGCGCCTGTGCTAGGGTTTATTTAGAAACTTTGTTTCAACAAACTGACGAGGGTTGA
- a CDS encoding DUF2103 domain-containing protein — MKNPSNGRLVWNHSTHIRDLIPVLEKLITQTGITTVTPGVISRARAHSPDLKLRVSVPIRGGYKLIARQGKTVQEVFIVTDLNQAELENLIIQALK; from the coding sequence ATGAAAAATCCTTCTAATGGGAGATTGGTTTGGAATCATTCTACTCATATTCGAGATTTGATTCCCGTTTTAGAAAAGCTCATTACTCAAACTGGTATTACTACAGTTACTCCGGGTGTCATCAGCCGCGCTAGGGCCCATTCTCCAGACCTAAAATTAAGGGTTTCTGTGCCAATTCGGGGCGGTTATAAACTGATTGCTAGGCAAGGAAAAACTGTTCAAGAGGTTTTTATTGTTACAGATTTAAATCAAGCAGAATTAGAAAATCTGATTATACAAGCCTTGAAATAA
- a CDS encoding serine protease yields MNFLTKPIKLPLIATLTGLILLPTPVVLALTPIAEMRGKIAQLSSESLQKIAQEITVQVLVKDTRGTGFIVAKKDNTYTVVTNAHVVSRGQPYRIQTSDGQIYQATLKTQGDSFKGYDLAVLEFQSSKNYPVAAIDNSGNLKNNQEVFAVGFPVESNQLTVIKGNIALVSEKPLAGGYQIGFNAQTLQGMSGGALLNTEGKVIGVIGMGNLAILDRAYTYKDGTTPDEAIVTQMRQLSFAVPIANLADMEDNKAANYSGKVAEIDKIAQQVTVRIDSLKSGNGSGVIIAKEGNTYSVLTAAHVVQNPDNYQVITPDAKGYPITTNAIQIIEGVDLAVVQFQSQQNYQVATLGNYQISLFKFEEEDIARVFVCGFPASKTGIVKRLLSYGQFVRADLLGSLLGRDVYSFENGYNMIYTNLSYGGMSGGPVFDLSGQVIGINTASDSEYRNDESGEVVEIPLGFSLGISINTFLSLVNKTPINPASLQVKTSPPPTLTQSEQDAFYSQFILNSPPAKANSLDWLIYGLEVLRLNKPQEALKAIDKAISLKPDFDLAYYAKGLALAFTEQKFEQALVQFDKATQLNPQLEQAWRWKSISLANLDRHSESLAAIDQSIKLRPKDILLYQFRLFVLFNLENYSEALKTVTQMLALKENNPNGYFWRGLIYFQQKDYQNSLKDLSKAIEINPNYAEAYGIRGGVYRELQDYQKAITDYNKAIEIQPDWVEAYNGRGSAYIVLQEPQKAFTDFSKSLEIKQNNPDAYLGLGIFYIAQKNYEKGMDYLSKTLELKPDYAEAYVIRGKIYVGLEQYQKAITDYSKALEIQQNNAEAYAERGAAYIYLKDYPKAITDLSKAVELNSNYADAYMARGAVYLVLQEAQKAQGDLQKAAQLYQEQGNTQMYEKVQQALQNLTKTP; encoded by the coding sequence ATGAATTTCCTAACTAAGCCTATTAAACTCCCTCTCATTGCCACCTTAACGGGCTTAATTCTGCTTCCTACTCCTGTGGTTTTAGCATTAACTCCGATAGCCGAAATGAGAGGAAAAATTGCCCAACTCTCCTCCGAATCCCTGCAAAAAATCGCCCAAGAAATTACCGTTCAAGTCTTAGTCAAAGATACTCGAGGGACAGGCTTTATTGTCGCCAAAAAAGATAATACCTATACGGTTGTTACCAATGCTCATGTGGTTAGCAGAGGTCAACCTTATCGGATTCAAACCTCGGATGGTCAAATCTATCAAGCTACCCTAAAAACTCAAGGAGATTCATTTAAAGGCTATGATTTGGCAGTCCTTGAATTTCAAAGTAGCAAGAATTATCCCGTAGCGGCCATCGATAATTCAGGTAACCTCAAAAATAATCAAGAAGTATTCGCGGTTGGGTTTCCTGTGGAAAGTAATCAGTTAACTGTCATTAAAGGGAATATTGCTTTAGTATCAGAAAAACCCTTAGCTGGAGGATATCAAATCGGATTTAATGCTCAAACGCTTCAGGGAATGAGTGGAGGAGCTTTATTAAATACAGAGGGCAAAGTGATAGGGGTGATTGGTATGGGAAATTTAGCGATTTTAGACCGTGCCTATACTTATAAAGATGGAACGACCCCAGATGAAGCCATTGTCACCCAGATGCGGCAATTAAGTTTTGCAGTTCCTATTGCTAACTTAGCCGACATGGAGGACAATAAAGCCGCTAACTATAGCGGAAAAGTTGCCGAAATTGATAAAATTGCTCAACAAGTTACCGTCAGGATAGATTCTCTAAAAAGCGGTAATGGTTCTGGGGTAATAATTGCTAAAGAAGGGAATACTTATTCGGTTTTAACGGCGGCTCATGTGGTACAAAATCCGGATAATTATCAAGTCATTACTCCTGATGCTAAAGGATATCCTATTACAACCAATGCCATTCAGATTATAGAAGGAGTGGATTTAGCTGTCGTTCAGTTTCAATCCCAACAAAATTATCAAGTTGCTACATTAGGAAATTATCAAATCAGTTTGTTTAAATTTGAAGAAGAAGACATCGCCCGCGTTTTTGTTTGTGGGTTTCCCGCCTCAAAAACGGGAATAGTTAAACGATTGTTGAGTTATGGTCAATTTGTTCGTGCCGATTTATTGGGCAGTCTTTTAGGAAGAGATGTCTATTCTTTTGAGAATGGCTATAATATGATTTATACCAATCTTTCCTATGGAGGAATGAGCGGCGGCCCAGTCTTTGATCTCTCGGGGCAAGTTATAGGAATTAATACCGCGTCGGATAGTGAATATAGAAATGATGAGTCGGGTGAAGTGGTAGAAATTCCTCTCGGATTTAGTTTAGGAATTTCTATTAATACCTTTTTGAGTTTGGTTAATAAAACCCCTATAAACCCCGCAAGTTTACAAGTAAAAACCTCTCCTCCTCCCACTCTAACGCAATCAGAACAAGACGCTTTTTATAGTCAATTTATTTTAAATTCTCCGCCCGCTAAGGCTAACTCATTAGATTGGCTTATTTATGGTTTGGAAGTTTTGCGCTTAAATAAACCCCAAGAGGCTTTAAAAGCCATTGATAAAGCTATTAGTTTAAAGCCAGATTTTGATTTAGCTTACTATGCAAAGGGCTTGGCTTTGGCCTTTACAGAACAAAAATTTGAACAAGCTTTAGTTCAGTTTGATAAAGCCACTCAACTCAACCCCCAATTAGAGCAAGCTTGGCGTTGGAAAAGCATTTCTCTTGCTAATTTAGATAGACATTCCGAATCTTTAGCGGCTATTGATCAATCAATTAAATTACGCCCTAAAGATATATTGCTGTATCAATTTAGACTTTTTGTTCTGTTTAATTTAGAAAATTACTCAGAAGCCTTAAAAACCGTTACCCAAATGCTGGCGCTTAAAGAAAATAATCCTAATGGCTATTTTTGGCGCGGCTTGATATATTTTCAACAAAAAGACTATCAAAATTCCCTTAAAGATTTGTCAAAAGCGATTGAAATTAACCCGAATTATGCAGAAGCTTATGGGATAAGAGGGGGAGTTTATCGAGAGTTACAAGATTATCAAAAAGCCATTACAGATTACAATAAAGCGATTGAAATTCAACCGGACTGGGTAGAGGCTTATAATGGACGAGGTAGCGCTTATATCGTTTTACAAGAACCCCAAAAAGCTTTTACAGATTTTTCTAAATCTCTTGAAATTAAACAAAATAATCCTGATGCTTATCTCGGGTTAGGAATTTTCTATATCGCTCAAAAAAACTATGAAAAAGGCATGGATTATTTGTCAAAAACGCTTGAGTTAAAGCCAGATTATGCAGAAGCTTATGTGATTCGAGGGAAAATTTATGTCGGTTTAGAACAGTATCAAAAAGCCATTACTGATTATTCAAAAGCACTTGAAATACAACAGAATAATGCTGAAGCGTACGCCGAACGAGGAGCCGCTTATATTTATCTTAAAGACTACCCAAAAGCTATTACAGATTTATCTAAAGCCGTTGAACTAAACTCGAATTATGCTGATGCTTATATGGCACGCGGTGCAGTTTATCTAGTTTTGCAAGAGGCACAAAAAGCTCAAGGAGATTTACAAAAAGCCGCCCAACTCTATCAAGAACAAGGCAATACACAAATGTATGAAAAAGTCCAGCAAGCTTTACAAAATTTGACTAAGACTCCCTAA
- the pth gene encoding aminoacyl-tRNA hydrolase: protein MAKGNSSEIIIPQLIIGLGNPEQKYEKTRHNIGFEAVDVLAKSWQLSWQQNKRFQGLFTEGMGASDKKIRLLKPLTYMNRSGESVRAVLDWYKLPPESILVIYDDMDLPLGRIRLRLSGSAGGHNGIKSIISHVGSQDFPRLRIGIGKSNGKKETISHVLGRFSADETEVIAKILQLVEQTVKTSMKEGIEKAMSLYNNRVIETPVFENL, encoded by the coding sequence ATGGCCAAAGGCAATTCAAGCGAAATAATTATTCCCCAACTGATTATAGGATTAGGCAATCCTGAACAAAAATACGAAAAAACTCGGCATAATATTGGTTTTGAAGCTGTTGATGTTTTAGCGAAATCCTGGCAATTATCTTGGCAGCAAAACAAACGTTTTCAGGGCTTATTTACCGAGGGCATGGGGGCAAGTGACAAAAAAATTCGTTTACTTAAACCTTTAACTTATATGAATCGGTCAGGGGAATCTGTACGGGCCGTCCTAGATTGGTATAAATTACCCCCTGAGTCAATATTAGTTATTTATGATGATATGGATTTACCTTTAGGGCGAATTCGATTACGTCTTTCGGGTTCTGCGGGTGGGCATAATGGTATAAAATCCATTATCTCTCATGTGGGTAGTCAAGACTTTCCTCGACTACGCATAGGCATTGGGAAATCTAATGGCAAAAAAGAGACAATTTCTCATGTATTAGGGCGTTTTTCTGCTGATGAAACCGAAGTAATCGCTAAAATCCTTCAGTTGGTAGAACAGACCGTTAAAACCAGTATGAAAGAAGGCATCGAAAAAGCCATGAGTCTTTATAATAATCGCGTCATAGAAACTCCGGTATTTGAAAATCTTTAA